From Weissella confusa, a single genomic window includes:
- a CDS encoding acyltransferase family protein — translation MTNYQFVSLWTIENIVIIAVNIFAMTTGYLMNDKKIKYLRVWDVIVQTSFWAPVMAAIVFVFGGFDLSVKLLVESIFPVLLGRYWYVTAYIVMMIVAPFINLGFQRLPQLTIKKILALLVILSVSVGFLGKMFLESGYSAGWLITMYAVGGYIKKFTSTSSFNTYKLLLVWVTMALISSIGEFGSHLIGNVGLKHFISYVSPIVVVESLSAFILFVKLEVRNHLFKQVISRISPLTFGAYLINGSVFYEFLANKNVWMMNYNVGLTIAKLLAFTVLMYIVFLIMEYARNKLFALLHVNDLMMKVYDGVMLMFGKTLSRFVV, via the coding sequence ATAACTAATTATCAGTTTGTCTCTTTATGGACAATTGAAAATATTGTCATAATTGCGGTTAATATCTTTGCGATGACAACCGGATATTTAATGAATGACAAAAAAATCAAGTATCTCAGAGTGTGGGATGTAATAGTTCAAACGAGTTTTTGGGCCCCTGTAATGGCCGCAATAGTATTTGTGTTTGGTGGCTTTGATTTGTCGGTTAAGTTATTAGTGGAGTCAATATTCCCAGTGCTGTTAGGGAGATACTGGTACGTAACAGCCTACATAGTTATGATGATTGTGGCTCCGTTTATTAATTTGGGTTTCCAAAGGTTACCACAGTTAACAATCAAGAAAATATTGGCATTATTAGTTATTCTATCTGTATCAGTTGGATTTTTGGGCAAAATGTTTTTGGAATCAGGTTATTCAGCCGGATGGCTAATTACGATGTACGCTGTTGGTGGATATATTAAAAAATTTACTTCGACATCTAGCTTTAATACCTACAAATTACTTTTGGTATGGGTAACCATGGCTTTAATTTCGTCAATTGGAGAGTTTGGATCTCACTTGATTGGTAATGTTGGATTAAAGCACTTTATTAGTTATGTTTCGCCCATTGTAGTGGTAGAAAGCTTATCTGCATTTATATTATTTGTTAAATTGGAAGTTCGAAACCACCTATTTAAACAAGTTATATCTCGTATTTCCCCATTAACCTTTGGGGCATATTTGATTAATGGATCAGTTTTCTATGAATTTTTGGCTAATAAAAATGTGTGGATGATGAATTATAATGTTGGTTTAACGATAGCTAAATTGTTGGCCTTCACAGTTCTTATGTACATTGTTTTTTTAATTATGGAATACGCAAGGAATAAGTTGTTCGCTCTCCTACACGTTAATGATTTGATGATGAAAGTGTATGATGGAGTCATGTTGATGTTTGGTAAAACTTTAAGTCGGTTCGTCGTCTGA
- a CDS encoding LCP family protein → MKKVLLWILGIAVTLIVIGGGVAAFALHNTTSKIHSMDSSLSKASDTKTSAGKPVSYLLLGTDTGALGRTEKGRTDTMMVMTVNPNTKTTTMVSLQRDTKITIYGMTEKLNAAYALGDAKQAMTTVEQLLDIKLDGYLLVNMKGMEQLVDAVGGVTVKPPLTFSYEGYSFTENQDVTMNGTEALAFSRMRYDDPRGDYGRQIRQQLVIEAVMNKLKADPKSALNNDFLDAVSDNVRSNISLTSMRNLATKYRDAGETINRDQMTGTGVMIDGVSYQEMSQDEIMRVHNEIVNAGK, encoded by the coding sequence ATTAAAAAGGTGTTACTTTGGATTTTGGGTATCGCTGTTACCCTGATTGTGATTGGTGGTGGCGTCGCTGCATTTGCGCTACACAACACGACTTCGAAGATTCACTCGATGGATAGCTCATTGAGCAAGGCCTCAGATACAAAAACGTCCGCTGGTAAACCAGTTTCCTATCTCTTGTTAGGAACTGACACTGGTGCGTTGGGTCGCACGGAAAAGGGTCGTACAGATACCATGATGGTAATGACGGTTAACCCTAATACGAAGACGACGACAATGGTTTCTTTGCAACGTGATACTAAGATTACCATTTATGGTATGACTGAAAAGTTGAACGCTGCATACGCACTTGGGGACGCCAAGCAAGCCATGACGACAGTTGAGCAATTGCTTGATATTAAGCTTGATGGGTATTTATTGGTCAATATGAAGGGGATGGAGCAATTAGTTGATGCCGTTGGTGGCGTGACTGTTAAACCTCCCCTAACCTTCTCATATGAAGGATACTCATTTACTGAAAACCAAGATGTCACAATGAATGGTACGGAAGCATTGGCATTCTCTCGCATGCGTTATGATGATCCACGTGGTGACTACGGTCGTCAAATTCGTCAACAATTGGTCATCGAAGCTGTTATGAACAAGTTGAAGGCTGATCCAAAGTCAGCGCTGAACAACGACTTCCTTGATGCTGTTTCAGATAACGTTCGTTCAAACATTTCACTGACTTCAATGCGTAACTTGGCTACCAAGTACCGTGATGCAGGTGAAACAATCAACCGTGACCAAATGACTGGTACCGGCGTGATGATTGATGGCGTTTCTTACCAAGAGATGTCTCAAGACGAAATTATGCGTGTTCATAATGAGATTGTGAATGCGGGTAAGTAA
- a CDS encoding tyrosine-protein phosphatase gives MIDIHSHLLPGIDDGSENLNVSLQMARDAVADGVTHALMTPHHMNGRYVNHASDVIKLTADFQAELNNANIPLTVFPSQEVRINGGLLSALDDGDILTTDEQGTYILIEFPSDDVPAFTMDMLFQIQQRGLVPIIVHPERNTRLMKEPQLLYDMVSRGAYAQVTASSYVGTFGKAVTAFSEDIIANGLAHLFASDAHHIPGRKYEITAAFDKLKAAYGSDLAKQFDDNAKALVNGERLSRQHQTPIKKKRFFSAY, from the coding sequence ATGATTGACATTCACAGTCACTTATTACCAGGCATTGACGACGGTTCAGAGAACCTTAACGTTTCGTTGCAGATGGCACGTGATGCGGTGGCAGATGGTGTGACACACGCACTTATGACACCACACCATATGAACGGACGTTACGTTAATCATGCGTCAGATGTGATTAAGCTAACGGCTGATTTTCAAGCTGAATTGAACAATGCGAATATTCCATTGACGGTTTTTCCATCGCAAGAAGTTCGCATCAATGGTGGCTTATTGTCAGCGTTGGATGACGGCGACATTCTCACAACAGATGAGCAGGGAACTTACATCTTAATCGAATTCCCATCAGATGATGTACCAGCATTTACGATGGACATGTTGTTCCAAATCCAACAACGCGGTTTGGTGCCAATCATTGTGCACCCAGAACGTAATACGCGTCTAATGAAGGAACCACAATTGTTGTATGACATGGTGTCACGCGGGGCATATGCACAAGTGACCGCTAGTTCATATGTTGGGACATTTGGTAAAGCAGTGACAGCCTTTAGTGAAGATATTATCGCTAATGGGTTGGCACACTTGTTTGCATCAGATGCACACCATATTCCAGGTCGCAAATATGAAATAACAGCTGCATTCGATAAACTAAAAGCAGCATATGGTTCTGACCTAGCAAAGCAATTTGATGATAACGCCAAGGCTTTGGTCAACGGTGAGCGTTTATCTCGTCAGCACCAAACGCCAATTAAGAAAAAGCGTTTCTTTTCAGCATACTAA
- the purB gene encoding adenylosuccinate lyase, with protein MIDRYARPEMRHIWSLENQYQSWLDVEIAVTAGWVAEGHVPAEDLAAIRANAKFDVDRIADIEETTRHDMVAFTRNVSESLGDERKWIHYGLTSTDVVDTAQALRLRQANNVIKADLAAYKDVLATLARKYKHTVMMGRTHGVHAEPTTFGLKMARFYQAAVRDLERFERVAAAVETGKLSGAVGTFANVPPTVEEAAMAELGLTPQAIGSQVLPRDLHADYVTTIAVIGTTLEEVATEIRGLQRSEIHEVEEGFKGGQKGSSAMPHKRNPIGSENIVGLSRVLRGYAVTSMEDVALWHEREISHSSAERIILPDATTVLDYMLHRLTAILENLQVFPETMLANMKRTYGLIYSQRLLLKLVDAGMSREAAYDTVQPLTARSWDEQLQFRDLVDADATITEKLTKDEIDDAFDYNWHLKHVDDIFKRVGLAD; from the coding sequence ATGATTGATCGCTATGCACGACCTGAAATGCGCCATATTTGGTCATTGGAGAACCAATACCAATCTTGGCTAGATGTAGAAATTGCTGTAACAGCCGGCTGGGTAGCTGAGGGGCACGTGCCGGCGGAAGATTTGGCAGCAATCCGTGCAAATGCAAAATTCGATGTTGATCGCATTGCAGATATTGAAGAGACGACGCGTCACGACATGGTTGCCTTTACGCGCAATGTGTCAGAGTCATTGGGGGATGAGCGTAAGTGGATTCACTATGGTTTGACGTCAACTGACGTCGTAGACACTGCCCAAGCATTACGTCTACGCCAAGCAAACAACGTTATTAAGGCCGATTTGGCAGCATACAAGGATGTCTTGGCAACGTTGGCCCGTAAGTACAAGCACACCGTGATGATGGGCCGTACACACGGTGTTCACGCAGAACCAACGACGTTTGGGTTGAAGATGGCGCGCTTTTACCAAGCAGCTGTCCGCGACCTTGAGCGTTTTGAACGCGTCGCAGCGGCCGTTGAAACGGGAAAGTTGTCAGGGGCAGTTGGTACATTCGCCAATGTGCCACCAACTGTTGAAGAGGCAGCCATGGCTGAACTTGGCCTAACGCCACAAGCAATTGGCTCACAAGTGTTGCCACGTGACTTGCACGCTGACTACGTGACGACGATTGCGGTTATCGGAACGACGTTGGAAGAAGTTGCCACTGAGATTCGCGGTTTGCAACGTTCAGAAATTCATGAGGTTGAAGAAGGCTTTAAGGGTGGTCAAAAGGGATCATCAGCAATGCCACACAAGCGTAACCCAATTGGTTCAGAGAACATCGTTGGCTTGTCACGCGTTTTGCGTGGTTATGCAGTTACTTCTATGGAAGATGTTGCTTTGTGGCATGAACGTGAAATCTCACACTCAAGTGCTGAACGTATTATTTTGCCTGATGCAACGACAGTTTTGGATTACATGTTGCACCGTTTGACGGCAATTTTGGAGAACTTGCAAGTCTTCCCAGAAACAATGTTGGCTAACATGAAGCGTACGTATGGCTTGATTTACTCACAACGTTTGCTCTTGAAGTTAGTGGATGCAGGAATGTCTCGTGAAGCAGCTTACGATACGGTTCAACCGTTGACGGCACGTTCATGGGATGAGCAACTCCAATTCCGTGATTTGGTAGATGCTGACGCAACAATCACCGAGAAGCTAACGAAGGATGAGATCGACGACGCCTTTGACTACAATTGGCACTTGAAGCACGTCGATGATATCTTTAAGCGTGTCGGACTAGCTGACTAA
- a CDS encoding CsbD family protein, with protein sequence MAMSDHVKGKYDEAAGKTKEVVGSATGNERVEAEGKTQNLAGKARDAMGDIKEKAADAVEDLKDKMHKDSDK encoded by the coding sequence ATGGCAATGTCAGATCACGTTAAGGGAAAGTACGACGAAGCAGCTGGGAAGACAAAGGAAGTAGTTGGATCAGCGACTGGAAATGAGCGCGTTGAAGCTGAAGGCAAGACGCAAAACCTTGCTGGTAAGGCCCGTGATGCAATGGGTGATATCAAGGAAAAGGCTGCCGATGCAGTTGAAGACTTGAAGGACAAGATGCACAAGGATTCTGATAAGTAG